Proteins encoded within one genomic window of Companilactobacillus sp.:
- the secA gene encoding preprotein translocase subunit SecA, whose product MANPLRRWVESDKREVRRMGKIADKIEAYADDFSKLSNEELQAKTPKFKERLKKGETLDDILPEAFATAREGAKRVLGLYPFRVQLIGGITLHEGNIAEMKTGEGKTLTATLPVYLNALAGKGVHVVTVNEYLSGRDAKEMGELYKWLGLTVGLNVNQLDAEEKRDAYNCDITYSTNSELGFDYLRDNMVVYKEQMVQRPLNYAIVDEVDSILIDEARTPLIISGAAEKSTAMYVRTDRFVKTLDEDDYKIDWPTKSISLTETGIRKAEDYFGLDNLYDIDNTVLNHHLDQALRANEIMSLDIDYVVQDNQVKIVDQFTGRVMEGRRYSDGLHQAIEAKEGVEIQDETKTMANITYQNFFRMYDKLAGMTGTAKTEAEEFREIYNMEVISIPTNKPVIRKDYDDVLYPTIKSKFNAVVKDIEKRHAKGQPILVGTVAVESSEYLSKLLDQKGIPHAVLNAKNHAKEAEIIMNAGQRGAVTIATNMAGRGTDIKLGPGVVELGGLAVIGTERHESRRIDNQLRGRSGRQGDPGCTQFYMSLEDDLMKRFGSERIKRVLQTLRIEDDDAVIQSRMMTRQVESAQKRVEGNNYDTRKNTLQYDDVMREQREVIYKERMDVISEDEDLDKVLMPMIERTIDAQVDVHTQGKKEEWNLPAIVDFAKAALTSDENFSVVDIQMRDADGIKKFLMDMVHDNYDKKAEDLGDPAQMLEFEKVVILRVVDEHWTNHIDAMDQLRQSIGLRGYGQLNPLVEYQEEGYRMFEEMISDIEYDVTRLFMKAEIRQNMER is encoded by the coding sequence ATGGCAAATCCATTAAGAAGATGGGTCGAAAGCGATAAAAGAGAAGTCAGACGTATGGGTAAAATTGCTGACAAGATCGAAGCTTATGCTGACGATTTTAGCAAATTATCAAACGAAGAACTTCAAGCTAAGACACCTAAATTTAAAGAGAGACTTAAAAAGGGCGAAACATTGGATGATATTTTGCCAGAAGCCTTCGCAACCGCCCGTGAAGGTGCCAAACGAGTTCTAGGTCTCTATCCTTTTAGAGTGCAATTAATTGGTGGTATCACCCTTCATGAAGGTAACATTGCCGAAATGAAAACTGGTGAAGGTAAGACTTTGACAGCCACTCTACCTGTTTACTTAAACGCATTAGCTGGTAAAGGTGTTCACGTTGTTACAGTTAACGAATACTTATCAGGCCGTGATGCTAAAGAGATGGGTGAATTATACAAATGGTTAGGTCTGACTGTTGGACTTAACGTTAACCAATTGGATGCTGAAGAAAAGCGTGATGCATACAATTGCGATATCACTTACTCAACAAACTCAGAACTAGGTTTTGATTACCTACGTGACAACATGGTTGTTTATAAGGAACAAATGGTACAACGTCCTTTGAACTATGCCATCGTTGATGAGGTCGATTCAATTTTAATTGATGAGGCTAGAACTCCTTTGATCATTTCAGGTGCTGCTGAAAAATCTACAGCAATGTATGTTCGTACTGATAGATTCGTTAAGACGCTTGATGAAGATGATTACAAGATCGATTGGCCTACAAAGTCAATCAGTTTAACTGAAACTGGTATCCGTAAGGCTGAAGATTACTTTGGTCTTGATAACTTGTATGATATTGACAACACAGTTTTGAACCACCATTTGGATCAAGCTTTGCGTGCCAATGAAATCATGAGTTTAGATATCGACTACGTGGTTCAAGACAATCAAGTTAAGATCGTTGATCAATTTACTGGTCGTGTAATGGAAGGTCGTCGTTATTCAGATGGATTGCACCAAGCTATTGAAGCTAAAGAAGGTGTTGAGATCCAAGATGAAACTAAGACAATGGCCAACATTACTTACCAAAACTTCTTCCGTATGTATGACAAACTTGCCGGTATGACTGGTACAGCTAAGACAGAAGCTGAAGAATTTAGAGAAATCTATAACATGGAAGTTATTTCAATTCCTACTAACAAACCAGTTATCCGTAAGGATTACGACGATGTCCTTTACCCAACTATCAAGAGTAAGTTCAACGCTGTAGTTAAAGATATCGAGAAACGACATGCTAAGGGTCAACCAATTCTAGTTGGTACTGTTGCGGTTGAATCATCAGAATATCTTTCAAAATTACTTGATCAAAAAGGCATTCCTCATGCCGTTCTTAATGCTAAGAACCATGCCAAGGAAGCTGAGATCATTATGAACGCTGGTCAACGTGGTGCTGTTACTATCGCTACTAACATGGCTGGTCGTGGTACTGATATTAAACTTGGACCTGGTGTTGTTGAACTTGGCGGTTTAGCTGTTATTGGTACTGAAAGACATGAGTCTCGTCGTATTGATAACCAGCTTCGTGGACGTTCAGGACGTCAAGGTGATCCTGGTTGTACACAATTCTACATGTCACTTGAAGATGACTTGATGAAACGTTTTGGTTCAGAACGTATCAAGCGTGTGCTTCAAACACTTAGAATCGAAGACGACGATGCTGTTATTCAAAGTAGAATGATGACACGTCAAGTTGAATCAGCTCAAAAACGTGTTGAAGGTAACAACTACGATACTCGTAAGAATACCCTTCAATATGATGATGTTATGCGTGAACAACGTGAAGTTATTTATAAAGAGAGAATGGATGTTATTTCTGAGGATGAAGACCTTGATAAGGTTCTGATGCCAATGATCGAACGTACAATTGACGCTCAAGTAGACGTTCATACTCAAGGTAAAAAAGAAGAATGGAACTTGCCTGCAATCGTTGATTTTGCTAAAGCAGCTCTTACTTCTGATGAAAACTTCAGTGTTGTTGACATTCAAATGCGTGATGCCGATGGAATCAAGAAGTTCTTGATGGACATGGTTCACGATAACTATGATAAGAAAGCTGAAGATCTTGGCGATCCAGCACAAATGCTTGAATTTGAAAAGGTTGTAATCCTACGTGTTGTTGACGAACACTGGACAAACCATATCGATGCCATGGATCAACTACGTCAATCAATTGGTTTACGTGGTTATGGACAGCTTAATCCTTTAGTTGAGTACCAAGAAGAAGGATATCGTATGTTTGAAGAAATGATTTCAGATATTGAATATGATGTAACTAGATTGTTCATGAAGGCCGAAATTAGACAAAACATGGAAAGATAA
- the hpf gene encoding ribosome hibernation-promoting factor, HPF/YfiA family has product MLTINVRGENIEVTPAIRDYVEKKVTKMEKYFSPNSNPIAHVNLKIYPSKGTKVEVTIPLPYITLRAEEMNDDMYAGIDLVIDKLERQIRKFKTKVNRKDRDQPGIKDIPLDDVPEEDVEEDESQIVRTKRLSLKPMDAEEAVLQMEMLGHEFFIFEDSETNGASIVYKRNDGKYGLIETNE; this is encoded by the coding sequence ATGTTAACAATTAATGTACGAGGCGAAAACATTGAGGTAACACCTGCAATTCGTGATTACGTTGAAAAAAAAGTTACGAAGATGGAAAAGTACTTTAGTCCAAACAGCAATCCCATTGCACATGTAAACTTGAAGATTTACCCATCAAAGGGTACAAAGGTAGAGGTTACAATACCACTTCCATATATCACTTTAAGAGCTGAAGAAATGAACGACGATATGTACGCAGGTATCGATCTAGTAATTGACAAGCTTGAAAGACAAATCAGAAAATTCAAGACTAAGGTCAACCGTAAAGACCGCGACCAACCAGGAATCAAGGATATTCCTTTAGATGATGTTCCTGAAGAAGACGTTGAAGAAGACGAATCACAAATCGTTAGAACAAAACGTCTTTCATTGAAACCTATGGATGCCGAAGAAGCAGTTCTTCAAATGGAAATGTTAGGCCATGAATTCTTCATCTTTGAAGATTCAGAAACTAACGGCGCAAGCATCGTATACAAACGTAACGATGGCAAGTATGGTTTGATCGAAACAAACGAATAA
- a CDS encoding glycosyltransferase family 4 protein, with product MFSVIVKLFLTMILSAVITPFVIKLAYILGAVDNPNARRVNKKPMPTMGGLAIFIAFTFSTFVLLRNQFPSHELFSVFLAEVIIILTGIIDDIRELSPKAKMAGIFVASLVIYFLAGIRMNEIVVPYLGTFQLGWWSFPITIIWILAITNAVNLIDGLDGLATGVSIIALFTMGIVGYFFLNLTNVYVSIWVFALVAALVGFLPHNFHPASIFLGDTGALFIGFMIAVFSLKGLKNVTFVTMLIPVVILGVPITDTVYAMLRRFLNKKPITQADKHHLHHRLMQLGLSHRQTVLVIYGLALVFAFISLLLPLSNFWGSLLLAVALLIGLELFVESIGLIGDNRQPLLHAIQKFIKRLEKNNQNKK from the coding sequence ATGTTTAGTGTGATTGTAAAGTTATTCCTGACGATGATCTTGTCAGCCGTGATAACTCCCTTTGTTATAAAACTGGCCTATATTTTGGGAGCGGTCGATAATCCCAATGCTCGGCGAGTTAATAAAAAACCGATGCCAACAATGGGCGGGTTAGCAATCTTTATTGCTTTTACCTTCTCGACCTTTGTTTTGTTGCGTAATCAGTTCCCTAGTCATGAATTGTTCAGTGTTTTCTTAGCTGAAGTTATCATTATCTTGACTGGTATTATTGATGATATTCGAGAACTGTCGCCAAAAGCTAAAATGGCGGGGATTTTCGTTGCCTCATTGGTAATTTACTTCTTAGCTGGAATCCGAATGAATGAAATTGTTGTTCCATATTTGGGTACGTTCCAACTTGGTTGGTGGAGTTTTCCAATCACGATCATTTGGATCTTGGCCATTACCAATGCGGTCAACTTGATTGATGGGTTAGACGGATTGGCGACTGGTGTTTCCATAATTGCGTTGTTCACCATGGGAATCGTGGGTTACTTCTTCTTAAACCTTACCAACGTTTATGTTTCTATCTGGGTATTTGCTTTAGTTGCGGCGTTGGTTGGATTTTTGCCGCACAACTTCCACCCAGCCAGTATTTTTCTTGGCGATACCGGAGCGCTGTTTATTGGATTCATGATTGCTGTCTTCTCACTGAAGGGTTTAAAAAATGTTACCTTCGTTACTATGTTGATCCCAGTGGTCATCTTAGGTGTCCCAATCACTGATACTGTCTATGCAATGTTGCGTCGATTCTTAAATAAGAAACCAATTACGCAAGCCGACAAGCATCATTTGCACCATAGATTAATGCAGTTAGGATTATCGCATCGTCAAACTGTGTTGGTAATTTATGGCTTGGCTTTAGTATTTGCCTTCATTTCATTGCTATTGCCGCTATCTAATTTCTGGGGTAGCTTATTATTAGCAGTCGCATTGCTGATTGGCTTGGAACTATTCGTCGAATCGATCGGCTTGATCGGCGATAATCGCCAACCATTGCTGCACGCAATTCAAAAGTTCATTAAACGACTCGAAAAGAATAATCAAAATAAAAAGTAG
- the prfB gene encoding peptide chain release factor 2 (programmed frameshift) yields MEFGEIKSRIQEIEEKINQFRRSLDLNNLEESIAENQAKMTEDGFWDDHAKAQKLIDETNSLKAKYLDFKKIESSSEDLEVSAELYEDDPDDDLLNDMEANLETVDKEMRSYELTMLLSEQYDSHNAILEIHPGAGGTESQDWGAMLLRMYERWADQHGFSVEVEDYQPGDEAGIKSVSIMIKGTNAYGLLRSERGVHRLVRISPFDSAGRRHTSFASVDVMPELDDSIDIEVNDDDLRVDVFRSSGAGGQHINKTSSAVRITHLPTGIVVSSQAQRSQLQNRQTAMSMLKAKLFQKEQEEQAKRNAEIKGEQMDIGWGSQIRSYVFHPYTMVKDHRSNYETGNGQAVMDGDLDPFIYAYLQWKLQGDSPK; encoded by the exons ATGGAATTTGGAGAAATTAAAAGTCGAATCCAAGAGATTGAAGAAAAAATAAATCAGTTCCGGAGGTCTCTT GACCTCAATAACCTCGAGGAAAGTATTGCTGAAAATCAAGCAAAGATGACCGAGGATGGTTTTTGGGATGATCACGCCAAAGCTCAAAAATTGATCGACGAAACTAATTCATTAAAAGCCAAATACCTCGATTTCAAAAAAATCGAAAGTTCCTCTGAAGATTTAGAAGTCTCGGCTGAATTGTATGAAGATGATCCTGACGATGATCTTTTAAACGACATGGAAGCTAACTTAGAAACTGTTGATAAAGAAATGCGTTCTTATGAATTGACGATGCTTTTGTCTGAACAATATGATTCGCACAACGCAATTTTAGAAATTCATCCAGGAGCTGGTGGTACCGAATCTCAAGATTGGGGTGCCATGCTGTTACGGATGTATGAACGTTGGGCTGATCAACATGGATTCAGCGTCGAAGTCGAAGACTATCAACCCGGCGATGAAGCAGGTATCAAGAGTGTTTCGATCATGATCAAAGGAACTAATGCATACGGATTATTGAGATCAGAACGTGGCGTTCATCGTCTCGTTCGGATTTCTCCATTTGATTCTGCCGGTAGACGGCATACTTCATTTGCCTCAGTAGATGTCATGCCAGAGTTAGATGATTCAATTGACATCGAGGTTAATGATGACGACCTGCGTGTCGATGTTTTCCGTTCATCAGGTGCTGGTGGACAACACATCAATAAAACGTCTTCTGCAGTCAGAATTACCCATTTACCCACTGGCATAGTAGTCAGTTCTCAAGCACAGCGTTCGCAATTGCAGAATCGTCAAACTGCGATGAGTATGTTGAAAGCAAAACTTTTTCAAAAAGAACAAGAAGAGCAAGCTAAACGTAATGCTGAAATCAAAGGCGAGCAAATGGATATCGGCTGGGGTTCGCAGATCCGTTCATACGTATTCCATCCATATACAATGGTCAAAGACCATCGCTCAAATTATGAGACCGGTAACGGTCAAGCCGTGATGGACGGTGATTTAGATCCATTTATTTATGCCTATTTGCAATGGAAACTTCAAGGGGATAGTCCAAAGTAA
- a CDS encoding YigZ family protein: MKNYKTIAKTADYLKEIKKSKFTVHLAQTNSEAEANDFIEKIRTQESGATHNCFAFIVQENVLIERMSDDGEPSGTAGSPILNVLQQQGLENVTAVVTRYFGGIKLGAGGLIRAYSSTTAEGIKEIGLVENRLQQGYQLRIPYHMYDKFENYAKNEKIILENKQFSTDVSVEIYFDLSNETEELQKMVDSFQNQIKYEKTDQEFKQIPIEAN, translated from the coding sequence TTGAAAAATTACAAAACTATCGCAAAAACTGCCGATTATCTCAAAGAAATCAAAAAGTCTAAATTTACAGTCCACTTGGCTCAGACTAATTCTGAAGCAGAAGCTAACGATTTTATCGAAAAAATCAGAACTCAAGAATCTGGTGCGACCCATAATTGCTTTGCCTTCATCGTTCAAGAAAATGTGTTGATCGAACGAATGTCTGACGACGGCGAACCTAGTGGAACAGCCGGTTCACCAATTCTCAACGTTCTTCAGCAACAAGGATTGGAGAACGTGACCGCAGTGGTGACGCGTTACTTTGGTGGCATCAAATTAGGTGCCGGTGGATTGATCCGGGCTTATTCTTCCACCACAGCTGAAGGTATCAAAGAAATTGGTTTAGTTGAAAACCGTCTCCAACAAGGTTATCAGTTACGTATTCCCTATCACATGTATGACAAGTTTGAGAATTATGCTAAAAATGAAAAAATTATTCTCGAGAACAAACAATTCTCAACTGACGTCTCCGTCGAAATTTACTTTGACCTGTCAAATGAAACTGAAGAATTGCAAAAGATGGTCGACAGTTTTCAAAATCAGATCAAGTATGAAAAAACAGACCAAGAGTTTAAACAAATCCCAATTGAAGCAAACTAA
- a CDS encoding response regulator transcription factor, whose protein sequence is MTNKILCVDDEPSILELIEYNLESNNYQVDTATDGQMALDKLADGKFDLILLDQMLPRVDGLNVLKKLRSRGDMTPVIFLTAVDTEENKIDGLVSGADDYVTKPFSVKELLARIEVVLRRTNKDDSTKHEFKLNKALKSLKMDGRDISLTRKEYELLEFLIQNRGIVVSRDQIFDNVWGINSNSQIRMVDIQISHLRDKIEKETKDPQIIKTVHGFGYILEV, encoded by the coding sequence ATGACAAACAAAATTTTATGCGTTGATGATGAACCATCAATTTTGGAATTGATCGAATATAATCTAGAAAGCAATAACTATCAAGTTGACACTGCAACCGATGGTCAGATGGCTTTAGATAAATTAGCCGATGGTAAATTTGATTTGATTTTACTTGACCAAATGTTGCCAAGAGTCGACGGATTAAATGTTTTAAAAAAGCTGCGTTCGCGTGGCGATATGACACCGGTCATCTTTTTAACAGCCGTAGATACTGAAGAAAATAAAATCGATGGCCTCGTCAGCGGTGCCGATGATTATGTCACGAAACCGTTTAGCGTCAAGGAACTGCTGGCACGGATCGAAGTGGTGTTAAGACGAACTAACAAAGATGATTCAACCAAACATGAGTTTAAACTTAATAAGGCACTCAAAAGTTTGAAGATGGATGGTCGAGATATTTCATTAACACGAAAAGAATACGAATTGTTGGAATTTTTGATTCAAAACAGGGGAATCGTGGTCTCACGCGATCAGATTTTTGACAATGTTTGGGGAATTAATTCAAATTCACAAATTCGTATGGTTGACATTCAAATCAGCCATTTACGTGATAAAATCGAAAAGGAAACTAAAGACCCACAAATCATCAAAACTGTTCACGGTTTTGGTTATATTTTAGAGGTGTAA
- the rny gene encoding ribonuclease Y translates to MPNAIITLFFALITLIVGAFFGYALCKDSYEKKLSQAKKTAEDIISDAKKSAKSLKKETLLEAKDEAHKYREKQESELNERRQDVKKQEDRNLERQDILDRKDQSLEKREENIEKNENNISAKEKQLDEKDKQLTNTLEEQKAELTRVSNLTRDQARKIILDDLNKHLVHERATMINESNEQARQYADKEAKSLIVAAIQRSAADTVSESTVSTVTLPNEDMKGRIIGREGRNIRTIEALTGVDLIIDDTPEAVALSAYDPIRREIARMALEKLIEDGRIHPARIEEMVDKARKEMDDHIREIGEQTVYSLGISSINPDLIKIIGRMQYRTSYGQNVLSHSIEVAKISAVMAGELGEDVTLAKRAGLLHDIGKSIDREVDGSHVEIGVDIATKYKEPEVVVNTIASHHGDVEPTSLIATIVAAADAISAARPGARSESMENYIHRLEKLEEIANKHEGVDHSYAIQAGHEIRIMVKPEEISDDQAAILSRDVKNEIEANLEYPGHIKVTVVREVRKVELAK, encoded by the coding sequence ATGCCGAATGCTATCATAACCCTCTTTTTTGCCTTAATAACATTGATTGTAGGTGCCTTTTTCGGATATGCTCTCTGTAAAGACTCCTATGAGAAGAAACTTTCACAAGCTAAGAAAACAGCTGAAGATATTATTTCAGATGCGAAAAAGTCTGCTAAGTCTCTCAAGAAGGAAACTCTTCTTGAAGCTAAGGATGAAGCACACAAGTACCGCGAGAAACAAGAAAGCGAACTTAATGAACGTCGTCAAGATGTTAAGAAACAAGAAGATCGCAATCTTGAACGTCAGGATATTTTAGATCGTAAAGATCAATCGTTGGAAAAACGTGAAGAAAATATTGAGAAGAACGAAAATAATATTTCCGCTAAAGAAAAACAACTTGATGAAAAAGATAAACAATTGACTAATACTCTTGAAGAACAAAAAGCGGAATTGACAAGAGTAAGTAACTTAACTAGGGACCAAGCACGTAAAATAATTTTAGATGATCTAAACAAGCATCTTGTTCACGAACGTGCCACAATGATCAACGAAAGTAATGAACAAGCAAGACAATATGCTGACAAAGAAGCTAAGTCATTAATCGTCGCAGCTATTCAAAGAAGTGCTGCAGACACCGTTTCAGAATCTACAGTATCAACAGTCACATTGCCAAACGAAGATATGAAGGGACGTATTATCGGCCGTGAAGGTCGTAATATCCGGACTATCGAAGCTTTGACAGGTGTCGACTTGATTATTGATGATACTCCGGAAGCGGTTGCATTAAGTGCTTATGACCCAATCAGACGGGAAATAGCACGGATGGCTTTGGAGAAATTAATTGAGGATGGTCGTATCCATCCGGCACGTATTGAAGAAATGGTTGATAAAGCTAGAAAAGAAATGGATGATCATATCCGTGAAATTGGTGAACAAACTGTTTACAGTTTGGGAATCAGCTCAATCAATCCGGATCTTATTAAAATTATTGGACGTATGCAATATCGTACTAGTTATGGTCAAAATGTTTTAAGTCACTCAATCGAAGTAGCCAAGATTTCCGCAGTTATGGCTGGTGAATTGGGTGAAGATGTTACTTTAGCAAAACGAGCAGGGTTATTACACGATATAGGTAAATCTATTGATCGTGAAGTAGATGGCTCACACGTAGAAATTGGTGTGGATATAGCCACTAAGTATAAAGAACCAGAAGTGGTCGTAAATACGATTGCTTCTCATCATGGTGATGTAGAACCAACTTCATTGATTGCCACCATCGTTGCAGCCGCAGATGCAATTTCTGCTGCTAGACCAGGTGCAAGATCTGAATCTATGGAAAACTACATTCACCGTCTTGAAAAACTTGAAGAAATTGCGAATAAACATGAGGGTGTTGATCACAGTTATGCTATTCAAGCGGGTCATGAAATCAGAATTATGGTTAAACCAGAAGAGATTTCTGATGATCAAGCAGCAATTTTATCAAGAGACGTCAAAAATGAAATCGAAGCTAACCTCGAATATCCAGGACATATTAAAGTCACTGTGGTACGTGAGGTTAGAAAAGTTGAATTAGCTAAATAG
- a CDS encoding ComF family protein yields the protein MTQCLNCGQAVKKNLSIQEILKWKALDDDHLCTFCRKELEKLGRNPHCQYCLKDDPEPICLDCQIWQKKYNIFNQHFAIFKYNEFMHDYFKRYKRYGDILIAQAFESDLRKWQSQHQYDLVTYIPASNSHLKKRGFDPVLEMYKNIFDLNDIFLKEDADKPQAQKDKIERMLTPQTFNIKPDFPKKPIDSKVLILDDIYTTGRTLLHARQLLTFVGFQNIHTFSLTR from the coding sequence ATGACTCAGTGCTTAAATTGTGGACAAGCAGTCAAAAAGAACTTATCGATTCAAGAAATATTAAAGTGGAAAGCATTGGATGATGATCATTTATGTACGTTTTGTCGCAAAGAATTAGAAAAATTGGGACGAAACCCTCATTGTCAGTATTGTTTGAAGGATGATCCAGAACCGATTTGTTTGGATTGCCAAATTTGGCAGAAAAAATACAATATTTTTAATCAACATTTTGCAATTTTTAAATACAATGAATTTATGCACGATTATTTCAAACGCTACAAAAGATATGGCGATATTTTGATTGCCCAGGCGTTTGAATCTGACCTCAGAAAATGGCAAAGTCAACATCAATACGATTTGGTGACCTATATTCCAGCCAGCAATTCTCATTTGAAAAAACGTGGTTTTGATCCAGTTTTGGAGATGTACAAAAATATTTTTGATTTAAACGATATTTTTCTGAAAGAAGATGCCGATAAACCACAGGCTCAAAAGGATAAAATTGAGCGAATGTTGACCCCTCAGACTTTCAATATCAAGCCCGATTTTCCGAAAAAACCGATTGATAGCAAGGTTTTAATTCTCGATGATATTTATACAACCGGCCGAACGCTGTTGCATGCGAGACAATTGTTAACTTTTGTCGGTTTTCAAAATATTCATACTTTTTCATTAACTCGTTAG
- a CDS encoding helicase-related protein has translation MTNNIEELSGGRIINTSLLSNQQISQLKKRGAQVVPASQTKDGKTVCRRCLSVIKTDLFVDQKVYCRNCLNFGKLLTDDKLVITTSNLKFPIQQNPMSWTGQLTDLQQKVSLELLAAYANKSDHLIWAVTGAGKTEIIFPLIEKVIQAGKRIAICSPRIDVCLELHPRIQAAFSRTSIGLFHGKTDQQYFPCQIMVATVHQLVRFEAAFDVLVIDEVDSFPLAGDEMLERAIAKAKKKSGSIVYLSATPPVELLHRVNRSEISISKLHRRFHGHPLPEPHCHLLFKASDFWKINPRLKHRISNIVKNHQRAMIFFPRISALLRFEQKLKRAFPKVSIVSVSSKDGQRIEKVQQFRDEQASIILTTTILERGVTFHKITVIVIDADAREFSKTALIQIAGRAGRAKDHPNDEVHFYYQYYTRSVQQACREIKEINRQAFTK, from the coding sequence ATGACAAATAATATAGAAGAACTTTCCGGTGGAAGAATCATTAATACTAGCTTACTAAGTAATCAACAGATTAGTCAATTAAAGAAACGGGGAGCACAGGTGGTTCCAGCCAGTCAGACTAAGGATGGGAAAACAGTCTGCCGACGGTGTTTATCTGTGATTAAAACAGATCTTTTCGTTGATCAAAAAGTTTATTGTCGCAATTGTCTGAATTTTGGCAAATTGTTGACCGACGATAAATTAGTGATCACGACTAGTAATCTGAAATTTCCAATTCAGCAAAATCCGATGAGTTGGACTGGACAGCTAACTGACCTGCAACAAAAAGTCTCCCTTGAGCTACTCGCTGCATATGCAAATAAATCAGATCATTTGATCTGGGCAGTCACAGGTGCTGGAAAAACTGAGATCATTTTCCCACTAATCGAAAAAGTTATTCAGGCAGGGAAGAGAATTGCAATTTGTTCACCCAGGATCGATGTCTGTCTAGAATTGCATCCAAGGATTCAGGCAGCTTTTTCAAGAACCTCGATTGGTTTATTTCACGGTAAGACTGACCAACAATATTTTCCGTGTCAGATTATGGTAGCGACCGTTCACCAATTGGTCCGGTTTGAAGCGGCCTTTGATGTACTAGTGATCGATGAGGTCGATTCCTTTCCACTAGCTGGTGATGAAATGTTGGAACGGGCTATCGCAAAAGCTAAGAAAAAATCCGGCAGCATCGTTTATTTATCAGCTACGCCGCCGGTTGAATTGTTACATCGGGTTAATCGAAGTGAAATAAGTATCTCGAAATTGCATCGAAGGTTTCACGGACATCCACTGCCAGAGCCCCATTGTCACTTATTATTCAAAGCTAGCGACTTTTGGAAGATCAATCCGAGATTGAAACATCGTATTTCCAATATCGTAAAAAATCACCAAAGAGCCATGATCTTTTTCCCGCGAATCTCTGCCTTATTGAGATTTGAACAAAAGTTGAAACGAGCCTTCCCAAAAGTTTCAATTGTTTCTGTGAGTTCAAAAGATGGTCAAAGAATTGAGAAGGTCCAACAATTTCGCGACGAACAAGCTTCAATTATTTTGACGACCACAATTTTGGAGCGAGGCGTGACCTTTCATAAAATAACCGTGATCGTAATTGATGCCGATGCTAGAGAATTTTCCAAAACTGCACTGATCCAAATTGCGGGACGTGCCGGACGAGCTAAGGATCATCCAAATGACGAAGTACATTTTTATTATCAGTACTACACTCGCAGCGTTCAACAAGCTTGTCGTGAAATCAAAGAGATCAATCGGCAGGCCTTTACGAAATGA